The Clostridioides difficile genome has a segment encoding these proteins:
- the scpB gene encoding SMC-Scp complex subunit ScpB: protein MKREDIKCIIESIMFAYGDPISIKELNYIINKELSSKEIEIMLNLLIDEYREKNRGIQIIKLENKYQMCTNEDYAEYIKKIIEPKKKKSLSQATLETLTIIAYKQPITKVEIEDIRGVKCDKVLQTLFENQLIREAGRLNKIGKPIIYKTTDEFLKLLNIESLEELPDIETYQEAVTNE from the coding sequence ATGAAGAGAGAAGATATAAAATGTATTATAGAATCTATTATGTTTGCATATGGTGACCCAATAAGTATAAAAGAATTAAATTATATAATAAATAAAGAACTTTCATCAAAAGAGATAGAGATTATGTTAAATTTACTTATTGATGAGTATAGAGAAAAAAATAGAGGCATTCAGATAATAAAATTGGAAAATAAATATCAAATGTGTACAAATGAAGATTATGCAGAATATATAAAAAAAATTATTGAGCCAAAGAAAAAGAAAAGTTTGAGTCAAGCTACGCTAGAGACTCTTACTATAATTGCATATAAACAACCAATAACAAAAGTAGAGATAGAAGATATAAGAGGCGTAAAATGTGATAAGGTGTTACAAACTCTATTTGAAAATCAACTTATAAGAGAGGCTGGTAGACTTAATAAAATAGGAAAACCAATAATTTATAAGACAACAGATGAATTTTTAAAGCTGTTAAATATAGAAAGCCTTGAAGAGTTGCCAGATATAGAAACTTATCAAGAAGCAGTAACAAATGAATAA
- a CDS encoding segregation/condensation protein A: MKYNIQLQVYEGPLDLLYDLITKHKIDIKDISIIDITKQYLNYLKMLDKMDLEITSEFITMASKLLEIKSKYLLYKQKDEEEDPRIELMEKLEEYRKFKIASQDIKENITYSNERFYRTKEEIIIDDNVDLEDISIEAIKNILPYIFKVKTSQIENTNDEKLDKIVRKKIISVEEKIVYIRNVIKEKIEVTFTNIIKSYENDEIIATFLSILELIKEKEIVVVQDIFFDDILIRKSSEC; the protein is encoded by the coding sequence ATGAAGTATAATATACAATTACAAGTCTATGAGGGACCATTAGATTTGCTGTATGACTTGATAACTAAACATAAGATAGATATAAAAGATATATCAATTATAGATATAACTAAGCAATATCTTAATTATCTAAAGATGTTAGATAAAATGGATTTAGAGATAACTAGTGAATTTATAACTATGGCATCTAAGCTTTTAGAAATAAAATCTAAATACTTACTTTATAAGCAAAAGGATGAAGAAGAAGACCCAAGAATAGAACTTATGGAGAAATTAGAAGAATATAGAAAATTTAAGATAGCATCACAAGATATAAAAGAAAATATAACTTATAGTAATGAAAGATTTTATAGAACCAAAGAAGAAATAATTATTGATGATAATGTAGATTTAGAAGATATATCAATAGAAGCAATAAAAAATATACTTCCATACATATTTAAGGTTAAAACATCACAAATTGAAAATACTAATGATGAAAAATTGGATAAAATAGTGAGAAAAAAGATAATATCTGTGGAAGAAAAAATAGTGTATATAAGAAATGTTATAAAAGAGAAAATAGAAGTTACTTTTACAAATATCATAAAATCATATGAAAATGATGAAATAATTGCTACTTTTTTATCTATATTGGAGCTTATAAAAGAAAAAGAAATAGTAGTGGTACAAGATATATTTTTTGATGATATTTTAATAAGAAAAAGTTCGGAGTGTTAA
- a CDS encoding site-2 protease family protein, producing MLSMNIGEIVASLVGIAMAISIHEFGHAYSAHLLGDDTAKAYGRMTLNPVRHVDPIGLLAMFILRIGWAKPVPVNPNNFKNYKIGNLVVSLAGVFCNVLTAILCVIVNKYVHMYAINTIAQYVFLYSMGFAAFNLLPIPPLDGWGVISTFVPYKWNEYVYKFENMSYIILLIALFTGIYQIILTPIYTVLLRIVYLFA from the coding sequence ATGTTAAGTATGAATATAGGAGAAATCGTAGCAAGTTTGGTTGGTATAGCTATGGCAATATCAATACATGAGTTTGGTCATGCATACTCGGCACATTTATTAGGTGATGATACAGCTAAGGCTTATGGAAGAATGACATTAAATCCTGTAAGACATGTCGACCCAATTGGTCTTTTGGCTATGTTTATTCTTAGAATAGGGTGGGCAAAACCAGTTCCAGTAAATCCTAATAATTTTAAAAATTATAAGATAGGCAATTTGGTAGTTTCACTTGCAGGAGTTTTTTGTAATGTTTTAACCGCCATACTTTGTGTAATTGTCAACAAGTATGTGCATATGTATGCTATAAATACAATAGCTCAGTATGTGTTCTTATATAGTATGGGATTCGCAGCTTTTAATTTACTTCCTATACCTCCACTTGATGGATGGGGAGTTATATCTACATTTGTACCATATAAATGGAATGAATATGTGTATAAATTTGAAAATATGAGTTATATAATTTTGCTGATTGCTTTATTTACAGGTATATATCAAATAATATTAACACCAATATATACTGTATTACTAAGAATAGTATATTTATTTGCTTAA
- a CDS encoding GNAT family N-acetyltransferase has translation MNNTVENNELKFRYAVESDTALVLKFIKELASYENMLDEVIATEEILNEWLFVKKKAEVLIGEYNGNDVGFALFFHNFSTFLGRAGIYLEDLYVQPVFRGKGFGKAFLKKLASIAIERGCGRLEWWCLDWNKPSIDFYLSMGAEPMKDWTVYRIDGDILDNLAK, from the coding sequence GTGAATAATACTGTAGAAAATAATGAACTTAAATTTAGATATGCAGTTGAATCAGACACTGCCCTTGTATTAAAATTTATAAAAGAACTTGCTTCTTACGAGAACATGTTAGACGAAGTTATTGCAACTGAAGAAATACTTAATGAGTGGCTATTTGTAAAGAAAAAAGCAGAGGTTTTAATTGGTGAATATAATGGAAATGATGTGGGCTTTGCTTTATTTTTTCATAATTTTTCAACATTTCTTGGACGTGCAGGAATTTATTTAGAAGATTTATATGTTCAACCAGTGTTTCGTGGAAAAGGATTTGGCAAGGCTTTTCTAAAAAAACTAGCTAGTATTGCTATAGAGCGTGGATGTGGTCGTTTGGAGTGGTGGTGCTTAGATTGGAATAAACCAAGTATAGATTTTTACTTATCAATGGGTGCAGAACCAATGAAAGATTGGACAGTGTATCGTATTGATGGAGATATCCTTGATAATTTAGCAAAATAA
- a CDS encoding AraC family transcriptional regulator, which translates to MKQEERTVCFDSELEIEAYRFKGIMQNFPNHFHEHYVIGFIENGQRYLSCKNKKYTTSTGDLLLFNPFDSHTCEQIDNEVLDYRCINIKPEIMQKAVLEITGKNYLPKFNQQVIFRSELVPLLQELHHIIMEEQSDFKKEEIFFFLIEQVINEYTEPVLQSNSEKISTEIQIVCDYLENNYSERIALDELSYLAKMNKYSLLRNFTKLKGITPYRYLENIRVNKAKKLLENGIEPIDAAIQTGFVDQSHFTNFFKNFIGLTPKQYQNIFINNDKNNFKEDEKEN; encoded by the coding sequence GTGAAACAAGAAGAACGTACAGTATGTTTTGATAGTGAATTAGAAATTGAAGCGTATAGATTTAAAGGTATCATGCAAAATTTTCCAAACCATTTTCATGAGCACTATGTAATTGGCTTTATAGAAAATGGTCAAAGATATTTATCATGCAAAAACAAAAAGTATACTACAAGTACAGGAGATTTATTACTTTTTAATCCTTTCGATAGTCATACTTGTGAACAAATAGATAATGAAGTTCTTGATTATAGATGCATTAATATTAAACCAGAAATAATGCAAAAAGCTGTCTTAGAAATTACAGGTAAAAATTATTTACCTAAGTTCAATCAGCAGGTAATATTTCGTAGTGAATTAGTACCTTTACTACAAGAACTACATCATATAATTATGGAAGAACAATCAGATTTTAAAAAAGAAGAAATATTCTTTTTCCTAATTGAACAAGTAATAAATGAATATACAGAACCAGTTTTACAGTCTAACTCAGAAAAAATAAGTACAGAAATTCAAATAGTCTGTGATTACTTAGAAAATAATTACTCTGAACGTATAGCACTTGATGAGTTAAGTTATCTAGCAAAAATGAATAAGTACTCATTACTTCGTAATTTTACAAAATTAAAAGGTATTACACCCTATAGATACCTTGAAAATATACGAGTAAATAAAGCTAAGAAACTTCTGGAAAATGGAATAGAGCCCATAGATGCTGCTATACAAACAGGCTTTGTAGACCAAAGTCACTTTACAAATTTCTTTAAAAACTTTATTGGTCTTACACCTAAACAATATCAAAATATATTTATAAACAATGATAAAAACAACTTTAAAGAAGATGAAAAGGAGAATTAA
- a CDS encoding DUF2000 domain-containing protein produces MENKNVKCVMVIDENLPMGIISNTAAVMGVTLGKCASEIVGPDVVDKTGNNHLGIVAIPVPILKGNKELIKDLRKKLYTPEFEGLTVVDFSDVAQGCNIYEEFTQKIATVQEDELQYFGIGIYGNKKQVNKLTGSMPLLR; encoded by the coding sequence ATGGAAAATAAAAATGTAAAATGTGTTATGGTAATAGATGAAAATTTACCAATGGGAATTATATCAAATACAGCAGCGGTAATGGGAGTTACACTAGGTAAATGTGCTTCAGAAATAGTAGGCCCAGATGTAGTTGACAAAACAGGTAATAATCATTTAGGAATTGTTGCTATACCTGTACCTATCTTAAAAGGAAATAAAGAACTTATAAAGGATTTACGTAAAAAATTATATACTCCTGAATTTGAAGGATTAACTGTTGTAGATTTTTCAGATGTCGCACAAGGTTGTAATATTTATGAAGAGTTTACACAAAAAATTGCTACTGTCCAAGAAGACGAACTACAGTATTTTGGTATAGGAATATATGGAAATAAAAAGCAAGTAAATAAGCTTACAGGTAGCATGCCTTTACTTAGATAA
- a CDS encoding D-alanyl-D-alanine carboxypeptidase — protein sequence MKKLASTALAILLAFTPLSFSFANSKDNADASQLNISSKSAILMDVGSGQILYEKDAHKKLPPASVTKVMTMLLIVEALDSGDLKLDDEVQVSETASSMGGSQIFLEPGETQKVDTLLKGIAVASANDACVAMAEHLAGSVEGFVDRMNSKAKELNMNDTHFANTNGLPVANHYTSAHDIALMSRELLKHEMISKYLTTWMDKVVVGKKQVTVGLANTNKLIKHYQGATGVKTGFTQEAKYCLSASAKRGNTHLVAATLGAETSPERFNDASSLLNYGFANYESVKLCSKGDSIATLTLDKADENKVKLVAKEDLNALIKKGSSKKFEKKIEIVKNPKMPIKKGTVLGKIKICKDKKVIGEVELINTKDINKASYLQMLQRIIDNMI from the coding sequence ATGAAAAAATTAGCTAGTACTGCTTTGGCTATATTACTTGCATTTACTCCTTTGAGTTTTTCTTTTGCAAATAGTAAGGACAATGCTGATGCCAGCCAACTAAATATATCTTCAAAATCGGCAATTTTGATGGATGTTGGCAGTGGACAAATTTTATATGAAAAGGATGCTCATAAAAAGCTTCCTCCTGCCAGCGTAACAAAGGTAATGACAATGTTACTTATTGTAGAAGCTTTGGATTCAGGAGATCTTAAACTTGATGATGAAGTGCAAGTTAGTGAAACTGCATCTAGTATGGGTGGTAGTCAAATATTTTTAGAGCCAGGAGAGACTCAAAAGGTTGATACTTTATTAAAAGGTATAGCTGTTGCTTCTGCAAATGATGCTTGTGTAGCTATGGCTGAGCACTTGGCTGGAAGTGTTGAAGGATTTGTCGATAGGATGAATTCTAAAGCAAAAGAGTTAAACATGAATGATACTCATTTTGCAAATACAAATGGGCTTCCAGTAGCAAATCACTATACATCTGCTCATGATATAGCTTTAATGTCTAGAGAATTATTAAAACATGAAATGATAAGCAAATACTTAACTACATGGATGGATAAAGTTGTAGTAGGTAAAAAACAAGTTACAGTAGGTCTTGCAAATACTAATAAGCTTATAAAACATTATCAAGGAGCTACTGGTGTTAAGACTGGATTTACTCAAGAAGCCAAATATTGTCTATCAGCATCAGCAAAAAGAGGTAATACTCATTTAGTTGCGGCAACTTTGGGTGCAGAAACTTCTCCTGAAAGATTTAATGATGCATCTAGTCTTTTAAATTATGGATTTGCTAATTATGAAAGTGTTAAGCTATGTAGTAAGGGAGATAGTATAGCTACACTTACATTAGACAAAGCTGATGAAAATAAAGTTAAATTGGTTGCTAAAGAAGATTTAAATGCCCTTATTAAAAAAGGAAGTTCTAAAAAGTTTGAGAAGAAAATAGAAATAGTAAAAAATCCTAAAATGCCAATTAAAAAAGGCACTGTTTTAGGAAAAATAAAGATATGTAAAGATAAAAAAGTAATAGGTGAAGTAGAATTAATAAATACTAAAGATATAAATAAGGCAAGTTATCTACAAATGCTTCAAAGAATAATTGATAATATGATATAA
- a CDS encoding spore protein, producing MDNISKQNARKALKQTKMEIAGEYGMNYEDAFEIIENASNKGVLEGYFKKLEKKKNLGQGISRHLE from the coding sequence ATGGATAATATTTCAAAACAAAATGCTAGAAAAGCTTTAAAACAAACTAAGATGGAAATAGCAGGAGAATATGGAATGAATTATGAAGATGCGTTTGAGATAATAGAAAATGCATCTAATAAAGGAGTTTTAGAAGGTTATTTTAAAAAGCTGGAAAAGAAAAAAAATTTAGGTCAAGGTATATCTAGGCATTTAGAATAA
- a CDS encoding ribonuclease J yields MQLFKKNTNKIKVMALGGLNEVGKNMTVVEYKDEIIVIDAGLSFPEDEMLGVDIVIPDITYLVKNRDKIKGIFITHGHEDHIGALPYILRKINVPVYGARLSIGLIQVKLKEHKMNNVKLNVITPRQVIKLDNMEVEFLKNNHSIPDAYSIAVHTDQGIIYHTGDFKIDLTPIDGDVMDMHRICELSKKGVLLMLADSTNAEKPGFTMSEKTVGVGLDELFAKGNGRRIIVATFASNIHRLQQIINTAEKFNRKVAISGRSMVNVVGVAKELGYLDISEDMLIDLNDIHKYEDSELVIITTGTQGEPMSALARMAFSEHKKVEIKSGDLVIISAHPIPGNEKLISRVINFLFEKGAEVVYSDIADIHVSGHACQEELKLIHALVRPKFFMPAHGEYRMLKRHAEIAEQLGMDKENIFVMQTGDVLELDKNSAKVANRIQTGNILVDGLGVGDVGNIVLRDRKHLSEDGLMIVVVTISKDEGKVLAGPDIISRGFVYVRESEDLMDGAKDIIKNVLNECEEKNIKEWAYLKNNIKENLKEYLYQKTKRNPMILPIIMEV; encoded by the coding sequence ATGCAATTGTTCAAAAAGAACACCAACAAGATAAAGGTAATGGCTTTAGGTGGACTTAACGAAGTTGGAAAGAATATGACTGTTGTTGAGTATAAAGATGAAATAATTGTTATAGATGCTGGACTTAGTTTTCCAGAAGATGAAATGTTAGGGGTAGATATAGTTATACCAGACATAACTTATTTAGTCAAAAACAGGGATAAAATAAAAGGTATATTTATTACACATGGACATGAAGACCATATAGGAGCTCTTCCATATATACTAAGAAAGATAAATGTTCCTGTATATGGAGCGAGACTTAGTATAGGTCTTATACAAGTAAAACTTAAAGAACATAAGATGAATAATGTTAAGTTAAATGTCATAACTCCAAGACAAGTTATAAAGCTTGATAATATGGAAGTAGAGTTTTTGAAAAATAACCATAGTATACCAGATGCTTACTCTATTGCAGTACACACAGACCAAGGGATAATATACCATACAGGAGATTTTAAGATTGATTTAACTCCAATTGATGGTGATGTTATGGATATGCATAGAATCTGTGAGTTGAGCAAAAAAGGAGTTCTTTTAATGTTAGCAGATAGTACTAATGCAGAAAAACCAGGATTTACTATGTCTGAAAAAACTGTTGGAGTAGGTCTTGATGAGTTATTTGCAAAGGGAAATGGTAGAAGAATTATAGTTGCTACGTTTGCATCTAACATACACAGATTACAGCAAATAATAAATACAGCTGAAAAGTTTAATAGGAAGGTTGCTATATCAGGTCGTTCAATGGTAAATGTAGTTGGAGTTGCCAAAGAATTAGGATATTTAGATATTTCTGAAGATATGCTAATAGATTTAAATGATATACACAAGTATGAAGATAGTGAGCTAGTGATAATAACTACTGGTACACAAGGTGAGCCTATGTCAGCTCTTGCTAGAATGGCTTTTTCAGAACACAAAAAAGTAGAAATAAAGAGTGGCGATTTAGTGATAATATCCGCTCATCCAATACCAGGAAATGAAAAATTAATATCAAGAGTAATAAACTTCTTATTTGAAAAAGGAGCAGAAGTAGTATATAGTGATATAGCGGATATACACGTTTCTGGACATGCCTGTCAAGAGGAGTTAAAACTTATACATGCATTAGTTAGACCAAAGTTTTTTATGCCAGCTCATGGTGAATATAGAATGTTAAAAAGACATGCTGAAATAGCTGAACAACTTGGTATGGACAAGGAAAATATTTTTGTCATGCAAACAGGAGATGTTTTAGAGTTAGATAAAAACTCTGCTAAAGTAGCAAATCGTATACAAACAGGAAACATACTAGTTGATGGATTAGGTGTAGGAGATGTAGGAAATATAGTCTTGAGAGATAGAAAGCATTTATCAGAAGATGGTCTTATGATAGTTGTAGTAACTATTTCTAAAGATGAAGGTAAAGTTTTAGCAGGTCCAGATATAATATCTAGAGGATTTGTATATGTAAGAGAGTCTGAAGATTTAATGGATGGAGCAAAGGATATAATCAAAAACGTTCTAAACGAGTGTGAAGAGAAAAATATTAAAGAATGGGCTTATTTAAAGAATAATATTAAAGAAAACCTAAAAGAATATTTATATCAAAAAACTAAACGAAATCCAATGATACTTCCTATAATAATGGAAGTATAG